In one Bacteroidota bacterium genomic region, the following are encoded:
- a CDS encoding c-type cytochrome — protein MKTLKIIIVAAVLAALFAGCVKVDGVVEPVEETFRLPNFPGFPPVPVPAHNPMSTAKVTLGRHLFFDPRFSRDSSVSCASCHKPEFAFADAGNRTSAGFAGLRGTRNTPGLTNTAYGTSFFWEGGVLTLEIQVVSPILNPVEMNMNTDTLVLRLMQEPRYATLFTKAWGDSRITLERITHSIAAFERTILSGSSPFDKWTRGDRSAISASAARGADLFFGERGDCFHCHGGFNFTDNAFHNTGLDSVTIDPGRYLITNNETDKGRFKTPTLRNIALTSPYMHDGRFTSLEEVVRHYNSGGKPHPNRDILMRPLGLTESEVQDIVAFLEALTDLTFTTNPELQDPWQN, from the coding sequence ATGAAAACACTCAAGATCATTATTGTCGCCGCTGTTCTTGCCGCACTCTTCGCGGGTTGCGTCAAGGTGGATGGTGTCGTGGAGCCGGTCGAGGAAACATTTCGCTTGCCGAATTTTCCGGGCTTCCCTCCTGTGCCGGTTCCGGCCCACAATCCCATGAGCACGGCAAAAGTCACTCTGGGACGTCATTTGTTCTTCGACCCACGATTCAGTCGTGACAGTTCCGTTTCTTGCGCCTCCTGCCACAAGCCGGAATTTGCCTTCGCAGATGCAGGAAATCGCACGAGCGCAGGATTTGCCGGCCTTCGCGGTACGCGCAACACACCGGGCTTGACGAACACTGCCTACGGTACCTCATTCTTCTGGGAAGGCGGTGTTCTGACATTGGAGATTCAGGTTGTCTCGCCGATTCTGAATCCGGTCGAGATGAACATGAACACCGATACGCTTGTTTTGAGGCTCATGCAAGAGCCGCGCTATGCAACGCTATTTACCAAAGCGTGGGGAGACTCTCGTATTACTCTTGAGCGCATCACCCATTCAATTGCTGCCTTTGAGAGAACCATCTTGAGTGGCTCCTCGCCGTTCGACAAGTGGACGAGAGGAGACCGCAGCGCTATCAGCGCATCAGCGGCACGCGGCGCCGACCTGTTCTTTGGCGAGCGCGGGGATTGCTTTCATTGCCACGGCGGATTCAACTTCACAGATAATGCGTTTCATAATACCGGACTCGACTCTGTGACCATTGACCCCGGAAGGTACCTCATCACGAACAATGAAACGGACAAGGGAAGATTCAAGACCCCGACCTTGCGGAACATTGCGCTGACATCCCCTTATATGCACGACGGACGCTTTACATCACTTGAAGAAGTTGTCCGACACTATAACTCCGGCGGCAAGCCGCACCCTAATCGGGACATCCTGATGCGTCCGTTGGGACTTACTGAGAGCGAGGTACAGGATATTGTTGCTTTCTTGGAAGCCCTGACAGATTTGACATTTACAACCAATCCGGAGTTACAGGATCCATGGCAAAATTGA
- a CDS encoding T9SS type A sorting domain-containing protein, producing MTRPWQILAATLIACTVSSAQTVSTIVSNSTFNDGLALDAAGNIYASLYYGTTVTKITPTGQASIFAGGLSSPNGITFGPNGDLYVPNASGSSISKITPAGTSSTLLTITDPATLMFNSDGSLLVTHYNLNKISLVDTNLGVSDFLSGGLLNGPIGLVRDGQGVLYIGNFNDGKIFRYVPGTGLQEIGDIPGWLGFMTLSGNAIYATGWQDNRIYKVPLNGSGAVVFAGTGVAGNADGPVATATFNNPNGIVATAGGDTIYISDYTSRSLRMIVGVNSTTHVGQESALPVAFRLDENYPNPFNPSTTIKFRIPVSGHVTLKVYDLLGREVQVLVNELLEAGSFETKFDALNLASGVYFYRLQSGNFVSLRKMLLTK from the coding sequence ATGACCCGACCTTGGCAGATTCTTGCTGCAACCTTGATTGCTTGCACCGTTTCATCAGCGCAAACGGTATCGACAATCGTGTCCAATTCTACATTCAATGACGGCCTCGCGCTCGATGCCGCCGGGAATATTTACGCGTCTCTCTACTATGGTACAACAGTAACAAAAATCACTCCGACAGGACAGGCAAGCATTTTTGCTGGCGGACTTTCAAGTCCCAATGGCATTACATTCGGGCCGAATGGAGACTTGTACGTCCCGAACGCCTCTGGCAGTTCCATCTCCAAAATTACACCTGCCGGCACAAGCTCAACACTGTTAACCATCACGGACCCTGCTACGTTGATGTTCAATAGCGATGGGAGTCTGCTTGTGACGCATTACAATCTAAACAAGATATCATTGGTCGACACAAATCTTGGCGTATCGGACTTCCTCTCCGGCGGTTTATTGAACGGGCCCATCGGACTTGTCAGGGACGGCCAGGGGGTCTTGTACATCGGGAATTTCAATGATGGGAAAATCTTCCGATATGTACCTGGCACAGGACTGCAGGAGATCGGCGACATTCCGGGCTGGCTCGGTTTCATGACGTTATCAGGCAATGCAATTTACGCCACAGGATGGCAGGATAACAGAATCTATAAAGTCCCGTTAAACGGAAGCGGCGCAGTTGTGTTTGCAGGAACAGGCGTCGCCGGAAATGCTGACGGTCCCGTTGCAACGGCCACGTTTAACAATCCCAATGGGATTGTAGCGACCGCCGGCGGAGATACGATCTACATTTCGGACTATACATCCCGCTCCCTCCGGATGATTGTCGGAGTGAATTCGACGACGCATGTTGGACAAGAAAGTGCCTTGCCTGTGGCGTTCCGGTTGGATGAGAACTACCCGAACCCGTTCAATCCCAGCACGACAATCAAGTTCCGGATTCCGGTTTCCGGCCACGTAACGTTGAAGGTCTATGATCTGCTTGGTCGGGAAGTTCAAGTGTTGGTGAATGAATTGCTGGAAGCCGGAAGTTTCGAAACGAAGTTCGATGCGCTCAATCTTGCAAGTGGGGTCTATTTTTACAGACTGCAATCGGGCAACTTTGTCTCTTTGCGAAAGATGCTTCTCACGAAGTGA
- a CDS encoding AraC family transcriptional regulator, with protein sequence MSLLSILILLGALQGIILFFSILGLKRGNKEANNIAAIFILLISVALLGRYAYTASQPTLFLFKALFVGDLVIFFYGPLLYLYFVKLFGITSYQRISIWAHFLPLFAFVVLILPFMFLDREGFVEQSVRLQNVFYGLELIAICQNYFYLVMNLKLLRSYQKGSYENSSTLPQIAFYKVLLGITFVGVFFWSVSFVLRFLGPEALHSFAGYHLVWISLSVLIIGLGYYILRNPEVFNTFEPQVRAGVKTGGMENVEMLASVLEGVMRERKPYLEPKLTLQELSAMTGISPHLLSRLINERFGKNFFDFVNAFRVDEFKKNATKEKLATMTLFALALESGFNSKTTFNTAFKKLTSQTPREFVQSSTS encoded by the coding sequence ATGAGTTTGCTGTCAATTCTCATACTCCTTGGCGCTCTGCAGGGGATCATCCTCTTCTTCTCCATTCTCGGTCTCAAAAGGGGAAACAAGGAAGCGAACAACATTGCCGCCATTTTCATCCTTCTCATTTCTGTAGCGCTTCTCGGGCGCTATGCGTACACGGCAAGTCAGCCAACACTATTCCTGTTCAAGGCGTTGTTTGTGGGAGACTTGGTCATCTTCTTCTACGGCCCGCTTCTCTATCTGTACTTTGTGAAACTCTTTGGTATCACTTCATATCAACGCATCAGTATCTGGGCACACTTTCTTCCCCTCTTCGCGTTCGTGGTACTCATCCTTCCCTTTATGTTTCTGGACAGGGAGGGGTTTGTCGAACAAAGCGTGCGATTGCAGAATGTCTTCTATGGATTGGAGTTGATTGCAATTTGTCAGAACTACTTCTATCTGGTGATGAATCTTAAGCTCCTGAGGTCATATCAGAAAGGCAGTTACGAGAACAGCTCGACCTTGCCGCAAATCGCCTTCTACAAGGTCCTTCTCGGGATAACATTTGTCGGCGTGTTTTTCTGGTCAGTCAGCTTTGTTCTCCGGTTCCTCGGCCCGGAGGCGCTGCACAGTTTCGCCGGCTACCATCTCGTCTGGATCAGCCTTTCGGTGCTGATTATCGGATTGGGGTATTATATCCTCCGCAATCCGGAAGTATTCAACACGTTCGAGCCTCAGGTCAGGGCGGGGGTAAAAACGGGAGGTATGGAGAATGTCGAAATGCTCGCGTCGGTATTGGAAGGAGTGATGAGAGAGAGAAAACCCTACCTTGAACCAAAACTAACGCTTCAAGAACTGTCGGCGATGACGGGGATAAGCCCCCATCTTCTCTCAAGGCTCATTAACGAGCGGTTCGGGAAGAACTTCTTCGATTTTGTAAATGCATTCCGAGTGGATGAATTCAAGAAGAATGCTACCAAGGAAAAGCTCGCCACAATGACCCTGTTTGCGCTCGCCCTGGAATCAGGATTCAACTCAAAGACCACGTTTAATACCGCCTTCAAGAAACTGACCAGCCAAACCCCCCGGGAGTTTGTACAGTCCTCCACTTCGTAG
- a CDS encoding transporter codes for MAKLRGMRTTVASLLALLLLPSAGTACDFCNCLMGINPFYSSQNSIAVHFLYQQSHHASVLSDAGQDSDAPLLKAAPEGANHLHHGGTGFSGETREYRRTIELAYQHHLSEHILVTLLVPFSFVTVQSSTSLSIQGNGDATLTGQYVAVLDERAGSKFTLLFGGGVQLPTGRSNAKDKNGTLLDFRLQPGSASVGFVLTTSGFYQTESWVFAADIFGKMNRRNSAGSRLGNSLLATLLASRDILRDNPSLFALTASAGIRAEFTGQDILTGNKDPDSGAEVYYLNGGTELAYDFLRFDLRALVPLHQRRSGNAPQESTRFMAGLRVMF; via the coding sequence ATGGCAAAATTGAGAGGAATGAGGACGACCGTTGCCTCACTACTTGCACTGCTGCTTTTGCCGTCTGCCGGTACCGCATGCGATTTTTGCAACTGTCTCATGGGCATCAATCCGTTTTACAGCAGTCAAAATAGCATCGCCGTTCATTTTCTCTACCAGCAATCGCATCATGCGTCGGTTCTTTCTGACGCAGGGCAAGATTCCGACGCGCCCCTCCTAAAAGCTGCACCGGAAGGAGCCAATCACCTGCATCACGGTGGAACCGGCTTTTCGGGAGAAACAAGAGAATATCGTCGAACGATTGAGCTGGCGTATCAACATCATCTCTCAGAGCACATACTTGTAACATTGTTGGTTCCGTTTTCATTCGTCACTGTGCAATCGTCAACAAGTCTCTCAATCCAGGGAAACGGAGACGCGACGCTGACGGGACAGTATGTTGCGGTGCTTGATGAACGTGCAGGAAGCAAGTTCACGCTATTGTTTGGCGGCGGGGTGCAATTACCGACAGGGCGATCCAATGCCAAAGACAAGAATGGGACTCTCCTCGACTTCAGGCTTCAGCCGGGGTCCGCCTCTGTTGGTTTTGTGCTGACTACTTCAGGATTTTACCAAACGGAGTCGTGGGTCTTCGCAGCAGACATCTTCGGAAAGATGAACCGGAGAAACAGCGCCGGCAGCCGCCTCGGCAATAGTCTTTTAGCTACCCTGCTTGCCAGCAGAGACATTCTGCGCGACAACCCTTCCCTCTTTGCACTCACCGCATCCGCAGGAATCCGGGCTGAGTTCACCGGACAGGACATTCTCACCGGCAACAAAGACCCGGACTCGGGGGCGGAAGTGTATTATCTTAACGGTGGAACGGAGCTCGCCTATGATTTTCTTCGATTCGATCTGCGGGCTCTTGTTCCATTGCACCAACGAAGGTCCGGCAATGCTCCACAAGAGTCAACACGGTTCATGGCAGGCTTGCGGGTTATGTTCTAA